From Kitasatospora sp. MAP12-44:
TTCCAGAGCGGTGATATGGGCGCAGTCTGGGAGAAGGAGAAGGAGGGCGATCACGCCCTCGGCAGGGATCCACACCCAGGAGGCGTGAGGGCCATGCAGCACCGCACCGTCCACGACGTGATGACCCAGGGGGTCGTCACCGCCCGGCCCGACACCCCTTTCAAGGAGGTCGCCGGACTGTTCCACCGCAACGACGTCACCGCGGTCCCCGTCGTCGACGACCGGGACCGCCCGCTCGGGATGGTCTCCGAGATGGACCTGCTCCGCAGCGAGGCCCTCCAGCCGGACCCCGCAGGCCACGGCGCCTCGGCTCAGTCGAGCCCGGACGAGCGGCCCCGCGCCGAGGCCGCGACCGCCGGCGCGCTGATGACCAGCCCCGCCGTCTCCGCCCGCCCCGAGTGGAGCATCGTCGAGGCGGCCCGGGTGATGGACCGCAAGAGGGTCAAGCGCATGCCCGTGGTCGACGAGACCGGACGGCTGGTCGGCATCGTCAGCAGGAGCGACCTGCTGCGGCTCTTCCTGCGCCACGACGCGGCCATCCACGAGGAGATCATCCACGACGTCATCGGCGAGACCCTCTGGCTGACCCCCACCGCAGTCCAGGTCGCCGTGCACGAGGGCGTTGTCACCCTGGCCGGCCGCGTCGAACAGAAGAGCCTGATCCCGGTCGTCGAACGGCTCTGCCGCTCGGTCGACGGCGTCGTAGCCGTCCACCACACCCTCGGCTACACCGTCGACGACACCGGGACCGACCTCGGCGAACCCCTCACCCACGGCACGGTCGGCCCGTTCACCTCCCACCGCTGACACGCCGCGCGCACCTCATCGTGGGGGCGCGAGTGAAGCCAGCGCGGTGGGCCGCACCGCACCGGCGGCGGCCGAGCCGCGCAGCAGGTCGGCCAGGTCGTGGGGCTGCGCCTGCTCACCGGTCGCAGCCGCCGCGGTGATCCGGTCCAGCCGGAAGCCCCGACCGGCCCGCCGGGTGCGGCACCAGGCGATGAGGTACCACCGGCCGTCGGCGGTGAGCAGTCCGGCCGGTTCGACCACGCGCTCGCTCTCCCGTCCAGCCGCGTCGACGTAGCGCAGCTGCAGCACCGTGCCGTTGCTGAGCGCCTGTTCCACCGCGACGCGGACCGACTCCTCGGTCCGCGCCGGCAGCGCGACGATCCGTGCGGCGAGTTCCTGGGCCGCCACCGA
This genomic window contains:
- a CDS encoding CBS domain-containing protein, giving the protein MQHRTVHDVMTQGVVTARPDTPFKEVAGLFHRNDVTAVPVVDDRDRPLGMVSEMDLLRSEALQPDPAGHGASAQSSPDERPRAEAATAGALMTSPAVSARPEWSIVEAARVMDRKRVKRMPVVDETGRLVGIVSRSDLLRLFLRHDAAIHEEIIHDVIGETLWLTPTAVQVAVHEGVVTLAGRVEQKSLIPVVERLCRSVDGVVAVHHTLGYTVDDTGTDLGEPLTHGTVGPFTSHR
- a CDS encoding YafY family protein codes for the protein MNRTARLYALVEELRAAAPRPLTVAALAARFEVAARTVQRDLQALLEAGVPVRATPGRGGGWSIDPAMTLPPIRFTADEASALVAALAVADSSAPYAGAARTASQKIAASMTGPASVAAQELAARIVALPARTEESVRVAVEQALSNGTVLQLRYVDAAGRESERVVEPAGLLTADGRWYLIAWCRTRRAGRGFRLDRITAAAATGEQAQPHDLADLLRGSAAAGAVRPTALASLAPPR